A genomic window from Fibrobacterota bacterium includes:
- a CDS encoding right-handed parallel beta-helix repeat-containing protein codes for MIDLMTRSRTVSPLLRTASLAVTLLGLSQGAQARGFYLDSSRPDNSGDGRTPQTAWKDFGGMSDVRLAPGDTFYLERGSVWTDVRGFLPQVGTKSEPFVVTAHGDPAKPLPKIVSSDSNYALGLAASHLVLEKLAISGNNAKCIVNATGRITDITLQELEISDCREGINLTVVDSVLVRNNKFSNIRFGKDRVGAIGITLSIAAHARILDNEFRDCIDGKGATEGGGAIQLFRYNRDIEIAGNRALRTAGFLKLWGLHGDLDSMAGIYVHHNIAMETQHFAWSDAQTPQDDPAEWAVAFRDVFFDHNTMIQDHRWGQFAIGVGTPLSDSTRMRVRDNLFTGDSLMEFLHEGPFSRGTNLFWSSAAGSNYPSPKFATDLVVDPLLIPDTATISYSLGASSPAKRAGASYTYPGSTVARWTPPSASAHPDLGALDAPVSTLAASLPKRSVLKARHTTNGLVVEGIPANQAAPRFLASTTDGRILSITSAESTQGAWRLEFAAVPTGAPVFLRIQSSSREESLVLVNAR; via the coding sequence ATGATTGACCTCATGACCCGCTCCCGTACCGTCTCGCCACTCTTGCGAACCGCCTCCTTGGCCGTCACCCTCCTTGGCTTGAGCCAGGGTGCGCAGGCCCGAGGATTTTATTTGGATTCTTCGCGTCCGGACAATTCCGGCGATGGCAGAACCCCGCAAACCGCCTGGAAGGATTTTGGCGGAATGTCCGATGTGAGACTCGCGCCAGGGGACACGTTTTATCTGGAACGAGGTTCGGTTTGGACCGACGTCCGCGGCTTCCTCCCCCAAGTCGGAACCAAATCGGAACCCTTCGTGGTCACCGCCCATGGAGATCCAGCCAAACCTTTGCCAAAAATCGTCTCCTCCGACTCCAACTATGCGCTGGGCTTGGCGGCGAGCCATCTGGTCCTGGAGAAGTTGGCGATTTCCGGCAACAACGCCAAGTGCATCGTCAACGCGACCGGCCGGATCACCGACATCACCTTGCAGGAATTGGAGATCTCCGACTGCCGAGAGGGCATCAACCTGACCGTGGTGGACAGCGTTTTGGTCCGCAACAACAAGTTCTCCAACATCCGCTTCGGCAAAGACCGCGTGGGAGCCATCGGGATCACCCTGAGCATCGCCGCCCATGCAAGGATCCTGGACAACGAATTTCGCGACTGCATAGACGGCAAAGGCGCGACCGAGGGCGGCGGGGCCATCCAGTTGTTCCGGTACAACCGCGACATCGAAATCGCCGGGAACCGGGCCTTGCGCACCGCGGGTTTCCTGAAACTGTGGGGACTTCATGGGGATCTCGATTCGATGGCGGGCATCTATGTGCACCACAACATCGCCATGGAAACCCAACATTTCGCCTGGTCCGACGCACAGACCCCACAAGACGACCCCGCCGAATGGGCGGTCGCCTTCCGCGATGTCTTTTTCGACCACAACACCATGATCCAGGACCACCGCTGGGGACAATTCGCCATTGGAGTCGGCACGCCCTTGTCCGATTCCACCCGCATGCGCGTGCGCGACAACCTGTTCACCGGCGACAGCCTGATGGAATTCCTCCACGAAGGGCCGTTCTCCCGAGGCACGAACCTGTTCTGGTCGTCCGCGGCCGGATCCAACTACCCGTCGCCGAAGTTCGCGACGGATCTTGTCGTAGACCCGTTGCTGATCCCCGACACCGCCACCATTTCCTATTCGCTGGGGGCGAGCAGTCCGGCCAAGCGCGCAGGCGCATCGTATACGTACCCGGGAAGTACCGTGGCCAGGTGGACGCCACCTTCCGCCAGTGCGCACCCGGATCTGGGCGCATTGGACGCTCCCGTGTCGACACTTGCCGCCTCCCTGCCCAAGCGTTCGGTTCTGAAGGCTCGGCACACCACCAATGGCCTTGTGGTCGAGGGAATCCCCGCCAACCAGGCGGCTCCACGCTTTCTGGCATCGACCACGGATGGCCGGATCTTGTCGATCACTTCGGCGGAATCCACCCAAGGCGCCTGGCGTCTTGAGTTTGCCGCCGTGCCCACCGGCGCCCCCGTTTTCCTGCGCATCCAATCCAGCTCCAGGGAAGAGTCCCTGGTGCTGGTCAACGCCCGGTAG
- the hydG gene encoding [FeFe] hydrogenase H-cluster radical SAM maturase HydG, with protein MNNDPKIVDLSVVADLLDSKPPTMEEVVAILDKASEAKGLNLAEVATLLCAGGQQAQEMILSRARAVKEAIYGRRVVLFAPLYLSSLCRNDCLYCGFRSSNRTQERHRLSLEEIKAETRALVGQGHRRLLVVAGDDGSPLRYLLDSIRTIYDEKCPTGEIRRINVNVAAMEVDAYRELKASGIGTYQLFQETYHPDTYAIMHPQGPKSNYGYHLSAMDRAIEGGLEDVGLGVLFGLHEWRFEVLAMLQHAFHLEERFGFGPHTVSVPRLEPASGSELSSHPPVEVTDSDFLRIIAVLRLALPYAGIILSTRETAQVRRQGLDIGVSQISAGSRTNPGGYASRQGAEQFSLGDHRTLDEVVADLVGLGHIPSFCTGCYRKGRTGHDFMDLAKPGAIQHFCLPNALTSFQEYLTQAASAQTRLLGEAAIDTEIQAIGTARVRDRTRQGVEAARSGAMDLYV; from the coding sequence ATGAACAACGACCCAAAAATCGTCGACCTTTCGGTCGTTGCGGACCTCCTGGATTCCAAACCTCCGACCATGGAGGAAGTCGTCGCGATCCTGGACAAGGCCTCCGAAGCCAAAGGATTGAACCTGGCCGAGGTAGCCACCTTGCTGTGCGCTGGTGGCCAGCAAGCGCAGGAAATGATCCTTTCCCGGGCCCGTGCGGTGAAAGAGGCCATCTACGGCCGGCGTGTGGTTCTGTTCGCGCCCTTGTACCTCTCGAGCCTCTGCCGCAACGATTGCCTGTACTGCGGATTCCGATCGTCCAACCGCACCCAGGAACGGCATCGGCTTTCCTTGGAGGAAATCAAGGCCGAAACCCGTGCGCTGGTGGGGCAGGGGCATCGGCGCCTGCTGGTGGTGGCCGGCGACGACGGCTCGCCGCTGCGATACCTTCTGGATTCCATCCGGACCATCTATGACGAAAAATGTCCAACTGGCGAGATTCGCCGCATCAACGTGAACGTGGCGGCCATGGAGGTGGATGCCTATCGCGAGCTGAAGGCCTCCGGGATCGGGACCTACCAGTTGTTCCAGGAGACCTACCATCCGGACACCTACGCGATCATGCATCCGCAAGGCCCCAAATCCAACTACGGTTACCACCTATCGGCGATGGATCGGGCCATCGAAGGGGGCTTGGAGGATGTGGGACTGGGCGTTTTGTTCGGCTTGCACGAATGGCGCTTCGAGGTGTTGGCGATGCTCCAGCACGCATTCCATTTGGAAGAACGATTCGGCTTCGGACCGCACACGGTCTCCGTTCCGCGCCTGGAACCCGCTTCGGGTTCGGAGCTTTCCTCCCATCCTCCGGTGGAAGTGACAGATTCCGACTTCCTGAGGATCATCGCGGTGCTGCGCCTGGCGCTGCCGTACGCGGGGATCATCCTGTCCACCCGCGAGACCGCTCAGGTGCGCCGGCAAGGTCTGGACATCGGCGTTTCGCAGATCAGCGCCGGGTCGCGCACCAATCCGGGCGGTTACGCTTCGCGCCAAGGCGCCGAACAATTCTCGCTGGGCGACCATCGCACCCTGGACGAGGTGGTGGCGGACCTGGTCGGGCTTGGACACATTCCGTCGTTCTGTACCGGATGCTACCGCAAGGGGCGCACCGGCCACGATTTCATGGACCTGGCCAAGCCGGGCGCGATCCAACACTTCTGCCTGCCCAACGCGCTGACCAGCTTCCAGGAATACCTCACCCAGGCGGCCAGCGCGCAGACCCGCCTTCTGGGCGAGGCGGCGATCGACACGGAAATCCAGGCCATCGGCACAGCGCGTGTGCGCGATCGGACGCGCCAAGGCGTGGAAGCGGCGCGATCAGGCGCCATGGACCTGTACGTGTGA